In one Castor canadensis chromosome 15, mCasCan1.hap1v2, whole genome shotgun sequence genomic region, the following are encoded:
- the LOC109678869 gene encoding aldo-keto reductase family 1 member C1-like isoform X1, which yields MSKLLSVKLSDNHFMPMLGFGTSASNKDAKSKVEEAIQSAIDIGYRHIDSAFFYQNEEEIGSAIQKKIANGIVKRDDLFYTSKLWSTFCRPELVQVGLEASLKKVQLSYVDLYLIHFPVPLKPGDELLPKDSHGKLIFDDVNLCSTWEAMEKCKDTGLTKSIGVSNFNGRQLEMILNKPGLKYKPVCNQASKEQDVLQLIQDNNAQSHVECHPYLNQRKLLEFCKSKDIVMVAYAALGSDVNKEWVSKNNPVLLEDPVLNDIAKKHRRTPAQVALRYQLQRGVVVLAKSFNEKRMQENFKVFDFQLTLEDMKTLDGLNRNIRYLRDSMFSPHPNYPFSDDC from the exons ATGAGCAAACTCCTTTCTGTAAAATTGAGTGATAACCACTTCATGCCTATGCTGGGATTTGGCACCTCTGCTTCCAATAAG gaTGCTAAGAGTAAGGTTGAAGAGGCCATCCAGAGTGCAATCGATATAGGTTACCGCCATATTGACTCAGCTTTTTTTTaccaaaatgaagaagaaattggATCTGCCATCCAGAAAAAGATTGCCAATGGCATTGTGAAGAGAGATGACCTATTCTATACTTCAAAG CTATGGAGCACCTTTTGCCGTCCAGAATTGGTCCAAGTAGGCCTGGAAGCATCATTGAAGAAAGTTCAGCTGAGTTATGTGGATCTTTACCTTATTCATTTCCCAGTACCTTTGAAG CCAGGAGATGAGCTTTTACCAAAGGACTCACATGGAAAACTCATTTTTGATGATGTGAATCTATGTAGTACTTGGGAG GCTATGGAGAAGTGTAAGGATACTGGATTGACCAAGTCCATCGGGGTGTCCAACTTTAACGGCAGGCAGCTGGAGATGATCCTGAATAAGCCAGGGCTCAAGTACAAACCTGTCTGCAACCAG GCTTCAAAAGAGCAGGATGTACTTCAACTTATTCAAGACAACAATGCTCAAAGCCAT GTGGAATGTCACCCTTACCTCAATCAAAGAAAACTACTAGAGTTCTGCAAGTCCAAAGACATTGTCATGGTTGCATATGCTGCCTTGGGGTCCGATGTGAACAAAGAATG GGTGAGCAAGAACAATCCAGTTCTCTTGGAAGATCCAGTACTCAATGACATTGCTAAAAAACACAGGAGAACCCCAGCCCAGGTTGCCCTACGCTACCAGCTACAGAGGGGTGTGGTGGTCCTGGCTAAGAGCTTCAATGAGAAGAGAATGCAAGAGAACTTCAAG GTTTTTGACTTCCAGTTGACACTGGAGGATATGAAAACTCTAGATGGGCTGAACAGAAACATTCGCTATCTTAGAGATTCTAT GTTTTCTCCTCACCCAAATTATCCATTTTCTGATGACTGTTAA
- the LOC109678869 gene encoding aldo-keto reductase family 1 member C1-like isoform X2 — translation MSKLLSVKLSDNHFMPMLGFGTSASNKDAKSKVEEAIQSAIDIGYRHIDSAFFYQNEEEIGSAIQKKIANGIVKRDDLFYTSKLWSTFCRPELVQVGLEASLKKVQLSYVDLYLIHFPVPLKPGDELLPKDSHGKLIFDDVNLCSTWEAMEKCKDTGLTKSIGVSNFNGRQLEMILNKPGLKYKPVCNQASKEQDVLQLIQDNNAQSHVECHPYLNQRKLLEFCKSKDIVMVAYAALGSDVNKEWVSKNNPVLLEDPVLNDIAKKHRRTPAQVALRYQLQRGVVVLAKSFNEKRMQENFKVFDFQLTLEDMKTLDGLNRNIRYLRDSILGTS, via the exons ATGAGCAAACTCCTTTCTGTAAAATTGAGTGATAACCACTTCATGCCTATGCTGGGATTTGGCACCTCTGCTTCCAATAAG gaTGCTAAGAGTAAGGTTGAAGAGGCCATCCAGAGTGCAATCGATATAGGTTACCGCCATATTGACTCAGCTTTTTTTTaccaaaatgaagaagaaattggATCTGCCATCCAGAAAAAGATTGCCAATGGCATTGTGAAGAGAGATGACCTATTCTATACTTCAAAG CTATGGAGCACCTTTTGCCGTCCAGAATTGGTCCAAGTAGGCCTGGAAGCATCATTGAAGAAAGTTCAGCTGAGTTATGTGGATCTTTACCTTATTCATTTCCCAGTACCTTTGAAG CCAGGAGATGAGCTTTTACCAAAGGACTCACATGGAAAACTCATTTTTGATGATGTGAATCTATGTAGTACTTGGGAG GCTATGGAGAAGTGTAAGGATACTGGATTGACCAAGTCCATCGGGGTGTCCAACTTTAACGGCAGGCAGCTGGAGATGATCCTGAATAAGCCAGGGCTCAAGTACAAACCTGTCTGCAACCAG GCTTCAAAAGAGCAGGATGTACTTCAACTTATTCAAGACAACAATGCTCAAAGCCAT GTGGAATGTCACCCTTACCTCAATCAAAGAAAACTACTAGAGTTCTGCAAGTCCAAAGACATTGTCATGGTTGCATATGCTGCCTTGGGGTCCGATGTGAACAAAGAATG GGTGAGCAAGAACAATCCAGTTCTCTTGGAAGATCCAGTACTCAATGACATTGCTAAAAAACACAGGAGAACCCCAGCCCAGGTTGCCCTACGCTACCAGCTACAGAGGGGTGTGGTGGTCCTGGCTAAGAGCTTCAATGAGAAGAGAATGCAAGAGAACTTCAAG GTTTTTGACTTCCAGTTGACACTGGAGGATATGAAAACTCTAGATGGGCTGAACAGAAACATTCGCTATCTTAGAGATTCTAT TTTAGGAACAAGCTGA
- the LOC109678869 gene encoding aldo-keto reductase family 1 member C1-like isoform X3 produces MSKLLSVKLSDNHFMPMLGFGTSASNKDAKSKVEEAIQSAIDIGYRHIDSAFFYQNEEEIGSAIQKKIANGIVKRDDLFYTSKLWSTFCRPELVQVGLEASLKKVQLSYVDLYLIHFPVPLKPGDELLPKDSHGKLIFDDVNLCSTWEAMEKCKDTGLTKSIGVSNFNGRQLEMILNKPGLKYKPVCNQVECHPYLNQRKLLEFCKSKDIVMVAYAALGSDVNKEWVSKNNPVLLEDPVLNDIAKKHRRTPAQVALRYQLQRGVVVLAKSFNEKRMQENFKVFDFQLTLEDMKTLDGLNRNIRYLRDSMFSPHPNYPFSDDC; encoded by the exons ATGAGCAAACTCCTTTCTGTAAAATTGAGTGATAACCACTTCATGCCTATGCTGGGATTTGGCACCTCTGCTTCCAATAAG gaTGCTAAGAGTAAGGTTGAAGAGGCCATCCAGAGTGCAATCGATATAGGTTACCGCCATATTGACTCAGCTTTTTTTTaccaaaatgaagaagaaattggATCTGCCATCCAGAAAAAGATTGCCAATGGCATTGTGAAGAGAGATGACCTATTCTATACTTCAAAG CTATGGAGCACCTTTTGCCGTCCAGAATTGGTCCAAGTAGGCCTGGAAGCATCATTGAAGAAAGTTCAGCTGAGTTATGTGGATCTTTACCTTATTCATTTCCCAGTACCTTTGAAG CCAGGAGATGAGCTTTTACCAAAGGACTCACATGGAAAACTCATTTTTGATGATGTGAATCTATGTAGTACTTGGGAG GCTATGGAGAAGTGTAAGGATACTGGATTGACCAAGTCCATCGGGGTGTCCAACTTTAACGGCAGGCAGCTGGAGATGATCCTGAATAAGCCAGGGCTCAAGTACAAACCTGTCTGCAACCAG GTGGAATGTCACCCTTACCTCAATCAAAGAAAACTACTAGAGTTCTGCAAGTCCAAAGACATTGTCATGGTTGCATATGCTGCCTTGGGGTCCGATGTGAACAAAGAATG GGTGAGCAAGAACAATCCAGTTCTCTTGGAAGATCCAGTACTCAATGACATTGCTAAAAAACACAGGAGAACCCCAGCCCAGGTTGCCCTACGCTACCAGCTACAGAGGGGTGTGGTGGTCCTGGCTAAGAGCTTCAATGAGAAGAGAATGCAAGAGAACTTCAAG GTTTTTGACTTCCAGTTGACACTGGAGGATATGAAAACTCTAGATGGGCTGAACAGAAACATTCGCTATCTTAGAGATTCTAT GTTTTCTCCTCACCCAAATTATCCATTTTCTGATGACTGTTAA